Below is a genomic region from Candidatus Eisenbacteria bacterium.
AGCCCCTTGCCGGTGCTGATCACGGGTGAACCCGGCACCGGCGCGCGCGATGCCCCGAGATGGCGAATCTGCTCGGTGACGCGTGTGATCGCGCGCGAGCGACCCTCGAGCCCGCCGAGCGTCACGCGGCGATCGAGATCCGCCTCCATGTCCACGACGCGCGCGGCGAGCTGGCGATGCGCGAGCCCGCGACTCACCACCGCGATCACGCGTTCATGATGGAGCGGCCGCACCTGCACGTCGTAGGCGCCGAGCCGCATCGCCTCGATCGCCAGCTCGAGCGGCGCTCCGTCGGTCACCATCACCGCGCACACCTCGGCATCGAGGGCGAGGGCGCGGCGCAACACCGCCATGCCGTCGAGCCGCGGGGCGCGCAGCTCGCACACCAGGCAATCGACGCGCTCCTCGTCGAGCGTATGGAGCGCGCCGGCGTCATCCGGGGAGGTGAAGACCTCGAACCCCGCGTCGCGCAGGAATGCGACCAGCGCGCTC
It encodes:
- a CDS encoding response regulator, which produces MSRTPGSVLVADRPGDATSALVAFLRDAGFEVFTSPDDAGALHTLDEERVDCLVCELRAPRLDGMAVLRRALALDAEVCAVMVTDGAPLELAIEAMRLGAYDVQVRPLHHERVIAVVSRGLAHRQLAARVVDMEADLDRRVTLGGLEGRSRAITRVTEQIRHLGASRAPVPGSPVISTGKGL